One genomic segment of Streptomyces sp. RerS4 includes these proteins:
- a CDS encoding roadblock/LC7 domain-containing protein, with the protein MSQAAQNLNWLITNFVDNTPGVSHTVVVSADGLLLAMSDGFPRDRADQLAAVASGLTSLTAGASRIFEGGAVNQTVVEMDRGFLFLMSVSDGSSLAVLAHPECDIGLVGYEMALLVDRAGSVLTPDLRAELQGSLLN; encoded by the coding sequence ATGAGCCAGGCGGCACAGAACCTGAACTGGTTGATCACCAACTTCGTGGACAACACCCCCGGGGTGTCGCACACGGTGGTGGTCTCCGCCGACGGCCTTCTTCTGGCGATGTCCGACGGATTCCCGCGCGACCGCGCCGACCAGCTGGCGGCCGTGGCCTCCGGTCTGACGTCGCTCACCGCCGGGGCTTCCCGCATCTTCGAGGGTGGCGCCGTCAACCAGACCGTGGTGGAGATGGACCGAGGGTTCCTGTTCCTCATGTCCGTCTCCGACGGTTCCTCGCTCGCGGTGCTCGCGCACCCCGAGTGCGACATCGGCCTCGTGGGCTACGAGATGGCCCTTCTTGTCGACCGCGCGGGCAGCGTCCTCACCCCGGACCTGCGCGCGGAACTGCAGGGAAGTCTTCTCAACTAA
- a CDS encoding nitrate- and nitrite sensing domain-containing protein, translated as MRRSNSSPADEPARGNFTPPPRAATSPVDVPVEPPTSSGSTSKFSPRNWRVPTRLNAILLVPVLVGLVMGGFQVKGSVDTWNEAKDAEKTTRIVQAAAEYGQALLNERDLTAEPLLKGDRNNEAVTKAYAATDAAKAKFASAVKDLPSEQGLERRLELFRQEEPKLEQVRKTAYAIPETPKKNLPQQAGPIPTEEGYVLVQHYLMQFSNELGLGTGNVTSYGRMVYALELAKAANSLQRSVGTHLLVRPSEVEDTRKAQLVAFSSYNYLEEIAIGEYVAAGTDEDVNRLKEVMGRKSQEGAAKLAQAKQASEQAGTAFKAPPVVNGSALIGMTEAIAGGEKNTKLAQNGTTPPAWQAASTAKFEGYAEVEKDLLAKALADAAAVSDDARNDAIVTGAIVVVALSTAFILAAMMARQMSRAMRRLRSSAFDVAEQRLPMLVDQLSRTDPGKVDTRVAPIPINSRDEIGEVARAFDQVHREAVRLAAEQALLRGNVNAIFTNLSMRNQSLIEGQLTLITDLENNEADPDQLENLFRLDHLATRMRRNGENLLILAGENPGRRWDQPVPLVDVLRAASSEVEQYERIELSGVSDAEIHGQAVTDLVHLLAELLENATTFSSPQTKVRVNATRLPDGRVMVEIHDKGIGLTAEDFADINHKLANPPTVDAAISQRMGLFVVGRLADRHSIRVQLRPSGEAAGTTSLVMLPDAITHGGGGEGIPDDDFTVSSMIPRQQAQQAAPLRTAAELGFDDSRYDAQGGGQDAAGGDGAPLDAMARSLGREERRAALEAQVGQSQPADAAEEYSAREYPEPQPEHGYQPYQGYEQASAPGYEAAYDAPAQDRAYEAYPDQGYAYPEDGYQDPQQPAQAYENGYAEQSPQAGWPEQNTYSGTYQQDYRTDSEPQSAPEPAQERVGFDRPGAAADTGHDMTGAGLPRRGSQQQWQPAQQEAESTGSLFEQRSPRQQPTAPEQDEEGGNAWRSNNDERWQQAAKLREPKAGGVTPSGLPRRVPKANLVEGAAETTPQGGPQVSRAPEDVRGRLSNLRRGVQQGRSAGSEQSSNSYDQER; from the coding sequence GTGAGGCGAAGCAACTCGAGCCCCGCGGATGAACCCGCGCGCGGCAACTTCACCCCGCCGCCGCGCGCGGCGACGTCGCCCGTCGACGTACCCGTGGAGCCACCCACGAGCAGCGGCAGCACCAGCAAGTTCTCACCGCGCAACTGGCGTGTGCCGACCCGTCTGAACGCGATCCTCCTCGTGCCCGTCCTCGTCGGACTGGTCATGGGCGGCTTCCAGGTGAAGGGTTCCGTCGACACCTGGAACGAGGCGAAGGACGCCGAGAAGACCACCCGGATCGTCCAGGCCGCGGCCGAATACGGCCAGGCCCTCCTCAACGAGCGCGACCTCACCGCCGAGCCCCTCCTCAAGGGCGACCGCAACAACGAAGCCGTCACCAAGGCGTACGCCGCCACCGACGCCGCGAAGGCCAAGTTCGCCTCCGCCGTGAAGGACCTGCCCTCGGAGCAGGGCCTGGAGCGTCGCCTGGAGCTCTTCCGCCAGGAGGAGCCGAAGCTGGAGCAGGTCCGCAAGACGGCGTACGCCATCCCGGAGACCCCGAAGAAGAACCTCCCGCAGCAGGCCGGCCCCATCCCGACCGAAGAGGGGTACGTGCTGGTCCAGCACTACCTCATGCAGTTCTCCAACGAACTGGGTCTGGGCACCGGGAACGTCACCAGCTACGGCCGCATGGTCTACGCGCTCGAACTGGCGAAGGCCGCCAACTCCCTCCAGCGCTCCGTCGGCACGCACCTGCTGGTGCGCCCGAGCGAGGTCGAGGACACCCGCAAGGCCCAGCTCGTCGCCTTCTCCTCCTACAACTACCTCGAAGAGATAGCCATCGGCGAGTACGTCGCCGCCGGCACCGACGAGGACGTGAACCGGCTCAAGGAGGTCATGGGCCGGAAGTCCCAGGAGGGCGCCGCCAAGCTCGCCCAGGCCAAGCAGGCCTCCGAGCAGGCCGGTACGGCCTTCAAGGCTCCGCCCGTGGTCAACGGCTCCGCGCTCATCGGCATGACCGAGGCGATAGCCGGCGGCGAGAAGAACACCAAGCTCGCCCAGAACGGCACCACCCCGCCCGCCTGGCAGGCCGCGTCCACCGCCAAGTTCGAGGGCTACGCGGAGGTCGAGAAGGACCTGCTCGCCAAGGCGCTCGCCGACGCCGCCGCGGTCTCCGATGACGCGCGCAACGACGCGATCGTCACCGGCGCCATCGTCGTGGTGGCCCTGTCGACCGCCTTCATCCTGGCCGCCATGATGGCCCGCCAGATGAGCCGCGCGATGCGCCGCCTGCGCTCCTCCGCCTTCGACGTCGCCGAGCAGCGCCTGCCGATGCTCGTCGACCAGCTCTCGCGCACCGACCCGGGCAAGGTCGACACCCGTGTCGCACCGATCCCGATCAACTCCCGGGACGAGATCGGCGAGGTCGCCCGCGCCTTCGACCAGGTCCACCGGGAAGCGGTCCGGCTCGCCGCCGAGCAGGCGCTCCTGCGAGGGAACGTCAACGCGATCTTCACGAACCTCTCGATGCGCAACCAGTCGCTGATCGAGGGCCAGCTGACCCTCATCACCGACCTGGAGAACAACGAGGCCGACCCGGACCAGCTGGAGAACCTCTTCCGCCTGGACCACCTGGCCACCCGTATGCGCCGCAACGGCGAGAACCTGCTCATCCTCGCGGGTGAGAACCCGGGCCGCCGTTGGGACCAGCCGGTGCCCCTCGTCGACGTCCTGCGCGCCGCCTCCTCCGAGGTGGAGCAGTACGAGCGCATCGAACTCTCGGGCGTCTCCGACGCCGAGATCCACGGCCAGGCCGTGACCGACCTCGTGCACCTGCTCGCCGAGCTGCTGGAGAACGCCACCACGTTCTCCTCCCCCCAGACCAAGGTCCGCGTCAACGCGACCCGTCTTCCCGACGGCCGCGTGATGGTCGAGATCCACGACAAGGGAATCGGCCTCACCGCCGAGGACTTCGCGGACATCAACCACAAGCTCGCCAACCCGCCGACCGTCGACGCCGCGATCTCGCAGCGCATGGGTCTGTTCGTGGTCGGCCGGCTGGCGGACCGCCACAGCATCCGCGTCCAGCTGCGCCCCTCGGGCGAGGCGGCGGGCACGACCTCGCTGGTCATGCTCCCCGACGCCATCACCCACGGTGGCGGTGGCGAGGGCATACCGGACGACGACTTCACCGTCTCCTCGATGATCCCGCGGCAGCAGGCCCAGCAGGCCGCCCCGCTGCGCACGGCCGCCGAGCTCGGCTTCGACGACTCGCGCTACGACGCCCAGGGCGGCGGCCAGGACGCCGCGGGCGGCGACGGCGCCCCGCTCGACGCGATGGCCCGCTCCCTGGGCCGCGAGGAGCGCCGGGCGGCGCTGGAGGCCCAGGTCGGCCAGTCGCAGCCCGCGGACGCCGCGGAGGAGTACTCCGCGCGGGAGTATCCGGAACCTCAGCCCGAACACGGGTACCAGCCGTACCAGGGCTACGAACAGGCGTCCGCGCCCGGTTACGAGGCGGCGTACGACGCCCCCGCGCAGGACCGGGCCTACGAGGCGTACCCGGACCAGGGCTATGCCTATCCGGAAGACGGCTACCAGGACCCGCAGCAGCCCGCGCAGGCGTACGAAAACGGCTACGCGGAGCAGTCCCCGCAGGCCGGGTGGCCCGAGCAGAACACGTACTCGGGTACCTACCAGCAGGACTACCGGACGGATTCGGAACCTCAGTCCGCTCCCGAACCGGCCCAGGAGCGCGTAGGCTTCGACCGTCCGGGCGCCGCCGCCGACACCGGTCACGACATGACCGGAGCGGGCCTGCCGCGACGCGGCAGCCAGCAGCAGTGGCAGCCGGCACAGCAGGAAGCGGAGTCCACCGGATCCCTCTTCGAGCAGCGGTCGCCGCGTCAGCAGCCGACCGCCCCGGAGCAGGACGAGGAAGGCGGCAACGCCTGGCGCTCGAACAACGACGAGCGCTGGCAGCAGGCCGCCAAGCTCCGCGAGCCGAAGGCGGGCGGGGTCACCCCGTCCGGTCTCCCTCGGCGGGTACCCAAGGCCAACCTGGTCGAGGGTGCTGCGGAGACGACCCCGCAGGGCGGCCCCCAGGTCTCCCGCGCCCCGGAGGACGTCCGTGGCAGGTTGAGCAACCTGCGACGCGGTGTCCAGCAGGGACGCAGCGCGGGTTCCGAGCAGTCAAGTAACAGCTATGACCAGGAGCGTTAG
- a CDS encoding ATP/GTP-binding protein: MDFASSDAGAAPRSTTSAKIVVAGGFGVGKTTFVGAVSEINPLRTEAVMTSASAGIDDLTHTGDKTTTTVAMDFGRITLDQDLILYLFGTPGQDRFWFMWDDLVRGAIGAIVLVDTRRLADCFPAVDYFENSGLPFVVALNGFEGHQPYTPEEVREALQIGPDAPIITTDARHRADAKSALITLVEHALMARLK, from the coding sequence GTGGACTTCGCAAGCTCTGACGCCGGAGCGGCTCCCCGCTCCACCACCTCCGCGAAGATCGTGGTGGCGGGCGGCTTCGGTGTCGGCAAGACCACGTTCGTCGGCGCGGTCTCCGAGATCAACCCGCTGCGCACCGAAGCCGTCATGACCAGCGCCTCCGCGGGTATCGACGACCTCACCCACACCGGTGACAAGACGACCACCACGGTCGCCATGGACTTCGGCCGCATCACCCTGGACCAGGACCTGATCCTGTACCTCTTCGGTACCCCCGGACAGGACCGCTTCTGGTTCATGTGGGACGACCTCGTACGCGGCGCCATCGGCGCCATCGTGCTGGTCGACACGCGCCGGTTGGCCGACTGCTTCCCCGCGGTGGACTACTTCGAGAACAGCGGTCTGCCGTTCGTCGTGGCCCTCAACGGCTTCGAGGGGCACCAGCCGTACACGCCGGAGGAAGTCCGCGAGGCCCTCCAGATCGGCCCGGACGCCCCCATCATCACCACCGACGCCCGCCACCGCGCGGACGCCAAGAGCGCCCTCATCACCCTGGTCGAGCACGCCCTGATGGCGCGGCTCAAGTAG
- a CDS encoding DUF742 domain-containing protein yields the protein MTPPPAYPDAYGDPYSEGDQPLVRPYAMTGGRTRPRYQLAIEALVSTTADPMHLSTLLPEHQRICTLCREVKSVAEVSALLSMPLGVARILVADLAEAGMVAIHQPGNGEAGGTPDVTLLERVLSGLRKL from the coding sequence ATGACCCCGCCCCCCGCCTATCCCGACGCGTACGGAGACCCGTACTCGGAAGGCGACCAGCCGCTGGTACGTCCCTACGCGATGACCGGCGGCCGTACCCGGCCCCGCTACCAGCTCGCCATAGAGGCGCTGGTCAGCACCACGGCCGATCCGATGCACCTGTCCACCCTCCTGCCGGAGCACCAGCGCATCTGCACGCTCTGCCGCGAGGTGAAGTCGGTCGCGGAGGTCTCGGCGCTGCTGTCGATGCCGCTCGGTGTCGCCCGGATCCTCGTGGCCGACCTGGCCGAGGCCGGAATGGTGGCCATCCACCAGCCGGGCAATGGAGAGGCCGGCGGAACGCCGGACGTAACGCTGCTCGAGAGGGTTCTCAGTGGACTTCGCAAGCTCTGA
- a CDS encoding roadblock/LC7 domain-containing protein: protein MSQAAQNLNWLITNFVDNTPGVSHTVVVSADGLLLAMSEGFPRDRADQLAAVASGLTSLTAGASRIFEGGAVNQTVVEMDRGFLFLMSVSDGSSLAVLAHPECDIGLVGYEMALLVDRAGSVLTPDLRAELQGSLLI, encoded by the coding sequence ATGAGCCAGGCGGCACAGAACCTGAACTGGTTGATCACCAACTTCGTGGACAACACCCCCGGGGTGTCGCACACGGTGGTGGTCTCCGCCGACGGACTCCTTCTGGCGATGTCCGAAGGATTCCCCCGTGACCGCGCCGACCAGCTGGCGGCCGTGGCCTCCGGCCTGACCTCGCTGACCGCCGGGGCCTCCCGGATCTTCGAGGGTGGCGCCGTCAACCAGACCGTGGTGGAGATGGACCGAGGGTTCCTGTTCCTCATGTCCGTCTCCGACGGTTCCTCGCTGGCCGTTCTCGCGCACCCCGAGTGCGACATCGGCCTCGTGGGCTACGAGATGGCCCTCCTCGTGGACCGCGCCGGCAGCGTCCTCACCCCGGACCTTCGCGCGGAGCTCCAGGGAAGCCTGCTCATCTGA
- a CDS encoding fumarylacetoacetate hydrolase family protein, protein MRIARFSIDGNVAFGAVEGSSAPGDESTLVLDIIKGIPFADFELSGTKVPLSKVRLLPPVLPNKVVAVGRNYAEHAAELGHAVVDDQGRAEPPLVFFKPSTSVVGPGDPIAYPSFSEELHHEAELAVVIGRMCREVPRERVKDVILGYTCANDVTARDVQRREQQWARAKGFDSSCPLGPWIETDLDPSDLTIQCTVNGEQRQLGRTGDMIRSIEDLVVHISEAMTLLPGDVILTGTPAGVGPLNVGDEVAVTIEGIGTLTNKVIKRG, encoded by the coding sequence GTGCGCATCGCCAGGTTCTCGATCGACGGCAATGTCGCGTTCGGCGCGGTCGAGGGCAGCAGCGCCCCCGGCGACGAATCGACGCTCGTGCTCGACATCATCAAGGGCATTCCCTTCGCGGACTTCGAGCTCTCCGGTACGAAGGTCCCGCTGAGCAAGGTCCGCCTGCTGCCGCCCGTGCTCCCGAACAAGGTCGTGGCCGTGGGCCGCAACTACGCGGAGCACGCGGCGGAGCTCGGACACGCGGTCGTCGACGACCAGGGCCGCGCCGAGCCGCCCCTCGTCTTCTTCAAGCCCTCCACCTCCGTGGTCGGCCCCGGCGACCCCATCGCCTACCCGTCCTTCTCCGAGGAACTCCACCACGAGGCGGAGCTCGCCGTGGTGATCGGCCGCATGTGCCGCGAAGTCCCCAGGGAGCGCGTCAAGGACGTGATCCTCGGCTACACCTGCGCCAACGACGTCACCGCCCGCGACGTCCAGCGGCGCGAGCAGCAGTGGGCGCGGGCCAAGGGCTTCGACAGCTCCTGCCCCCTCGGCCCCTGGATCGAGACCGACCTCGACCCGAGCGACCTGACCATCCAGTGCACCGTCAACGGAGAACAGCGCCAGCTCGGCCGCACCGGCGACATGATCCGCTCCATCGAGGACCTGGTCGTGCACATCAGCGAGGCCATGACCCTGCTCCCGGGTGACGTCATCCTCACGGGGACCCCGGCCGGAGTCGGCCCCCTCAACGTCGGCGACGAGGTCGCCGTCACCATCGAAGGCATCGGCACTCTCACCAACAAGGTGATCAAGCGTGGTTAA
- the gltX gene encoding glutamate--tRNA ligase, with protein sequence MVNGPVRVRFCPSPTGNPHVGLVRTALFNWAFARHHGGTFVFRIEDTDAARDSEESYGQLLDSLRWLGFSWDEGPEVGGPHAPYRQSQRMDIYADVAKKLQAGGYAYHCYCTTEELEQRRDAARAAGKPSGYDGKCRDLTAEQKAAYEEEGRLSIVRFRMPDEAITFTDLVRGELTFTPENVPDFGILRANGAPLYTLVNPVDDALMEITHVLRGEDLLSSTPRQIALYKALIELGIAKGVPEFGHLPYVMGEGNKKLSKRDPESSLNLYRERGFLPEGLLNYLSLLGWSFSKDQDIFSMEEMVAKFDIPDVNANPARFDLKKCEAINADHIRRLDPKAFADACAPWLHAPHANWEPEDFDAAAWERIAPYAQTRVTVLSDITANVDFLFRKRPVEDQASWDKAMKGEPAALLTTVREKLVDADWSDPESLKQAVLTAGEAHGLKLGKAQAPVRVAVTGRTVGLPLFESLEILGEERSLERIDAALAKLSA encoded by the coding sequence GTGGTTAACGGACCTGTCCGCGTACGTTTCTGTCCCTCCCCGACCGGCAACCCCCACGTGGGTCTGGTCCGCACCGCCCTCTTCAACTGGGCGTTCGCGCGCCACCACGGCGGTACGTTCGTCTTCCGCATCGAGGACACCGACGCGGCCCGCGACTCCGAGGAGTCCTACGGCCAGCTGCTCGATTCGCTGCGCTGGCTCGGCTTCAGCTGGGACGAGGGCCCCGAGGTCGGCGGCCCGCACGCCCCGTACCGCCAGTCCCAGCGCATGGACATCTACGCCGACGTCGCGAAGAAGCTCCAGGCCGGCGGCTACGCCTACCACTGCTACTGCACCACCGAAGAGCTGGAGCAGCGCCGCGACGCCGCCCGCGCGGCCGGCAAGCCCTCCGGCTACGACGGCAAGTGCCGCGACCTCACCGCCGAACAGAAGGCCGCGTACGAGGAGGAGGGCCGCCTCTCCATCGTCCGCTTCCGGATGCCCGACGAGGCGATCACCTTCACCGACCTGGTGCGCGGCGAGCTGACCTTCACCCCGGAGAACGTGCCGGACTTCGGCATCCTGCGGGCCAACGGCGCGCCCCTCTACACGCTCGTCAACCCGGTCGACGACGCGCTGATGGAGATCACCCACGTCCTGCGCGGCGAGGACCTGCTGTCCTCCACCCCCCGCCAGATCGCCCTCTACAAGGCGCTCATCGAGCTCGGCATCGCCAAGGGCGTCCCGGAGTTCGGTCACCTGCCGTACGTGATGGGCGAGGGCAACAAGAAGCTCTCCAAGCGCGACCCCGAGTCCTCGCTCAACCTCTACCGCGAGCGCGGCTTCCTGCCCGAGGGCCTGCTGAACTACCTCTCGCTCCTCGGCTGGTCCTTCTCCAAGGACCAGGACATCTTCTCGATGGAGGAGATGGTCGCGAAGTTCGACATCCCGGACGTCAACGCCAACCCGGCCCGCTTCGACCTGAAGAAGTGCGAGGCGATCAACGCCGACCACATCCGCCGCCTCGACCCCAAGGCCTTCGCGGACGCCTGCGCCCCCTGGCTGCACGCGCCGCACGCCAACTGGGAGCCGGAGGACTTCGACGCCGCCGCCTGGGAGCGGATCGCCCCGTACGCCCAGACCCGCGTGACCGTTCTGTCGGACATCACGGCGAACGTGGACTTCCTCTTCCGCAAGCGGCCCGTCGAGGACCAGGCGTCCTGGGACAAGGCCATGAAGGGCGAGCCCGCGGCCCTGCTGACCACCGTCCGCGAGAAGCTCGTCGACGCCGATTGGTCGGACCCCGAGTCCCTCAAGCAGGCCGTCCTGACCGCCGGCGAGGCCCACGGCCTCAAGCTCGGCAAGGCCCAGGCCCCGGTCCGGGTCGCCGTCACCGGCCGCACGGTGGGCCTGCCGCTGTTCGAGTCCCTGGAGATCCTGGGCGAGGAGCGCTCCCTGGAGCGCATCGACGCGGCCCTGGCGAAGCTCTCCGCCTGA
- a CDS encoding DUF4241 domain-containing protein, with product MPMTAPDYARYFTPGHAFSYESGQRGILHVAGAGELWLPSGQVAACDPFIGLGAGEAEPFTVRVAPGRYRVEAAIATLTTPGEPPSDTPHLRTAAARLVISDTETVSWEQALVAGQDAAELGDDEYFGYGVDAGAGCFYDVAADESFPACEGDEGPLWDAFEANDHGPGPYLIAGEQGHNLAAFSSGWGDGSYPTWVGRDRAGAVTCFVTDFFVVPTEEGGAA from the coding sequence ATGCCCATGACCGCCCCCGACTACGCCCGCTACTTCACCCCGGGCCACGCCTTCTCGTACGAGAGCGGCCAGCGCGGGATCCTCCACGTGGCCGGCGCCGGCGAGCTGTGGCTCCCCAGCGGCCAGGTCGCCGCCTGCGACCCCTTCATCGGCCTCGGCGCGGGCGAGGCCGAGCCCTTCACCGTGCGCGTGGCCCCGGGCCGCTACCGCGTCGAGGCGGCCATAGCCACCCTCACCACCCCGGGCGAGCCGCCCTCCGACACCCCCCACCTGCGCACCGCCGCCGCCCGCCTGGTGATCTCCGACACGGAGACGGTGAGCTGGGAGCAGGCCCTCGTCGCGGGCCAGGACGCCGCGGAGCTCGGCGACGACGAATACTTCGGCTACGGGGTCGACGCCGGCGCCGGCTGCTTCTACGACGTCGCCGCCGACGAGTCCTTCCCCGCGTGCGAGGGCGACGAGGGCCCCCTGTGGGACGCCTTCGAGGCGAACGACCACGGCCCCGGCCCCTACCTGATCGCCGGTGAGCAGGGCCACAACCTCGCCGCCTTCTCCTCCGGCTGGGGCGACGGCTCCTACCCGACGTGGGTCGGCCGCGACCGCGCCGGCGCCGTCACCTGCTTCGTGACGGACTTCTTCGTCGTGCCCACCGAGGAGGGCGGGGCGGCGTAG